Below is a genomic region from Myxococcus fulvus.
AGATGGTGTGCAGGCGTGTCCTGGCGGCCTCGGACGCGGCGCGGGCCTGGTGCTCGCGCTCGAGCAGGCTGGCGCGCTCCTCCAGCGCGCGGCTGAGCGACACGTTCAGCTTGGTGATGAAGATGGCGAGCAGCGCGAAGATGCCCAGGGCGAGCACGTCCGCGGAGCGCATCTGGAGGGTGAGCCGTGGGGGGAGGAAGTAGTGGTCCACCGCGACGAGCGACAGCGTCGTCACGAGGAGGGAGGGGCCCCAGCCGCCCCACCACCCGGCGACCATGACGGCGCCGTAGAAGAAGAGGAAGGGGCTGGTGGACATCAGCGGCCACAGCTCCAGTTGGAGCAGCAGCGCGAAGCAGAAGAAGAGCAGCGCGACGCCGTAGCGTCCGAGCCAGGAGCGTTGCAGCCAGCTCCAGGCCTTCCGGGGGTCCGGAGACAGGGGGGCCAGAGCGCGCATGGCGCCAGACGGACGCGTGGGTTCCAGATGCGAGACGGGCGTGGGCAAGGCGAGAGGCCTCCTCACGACGGGGTGACACCGTGGGCGCTCGATGGGGAAGCGCTCGCGGTGAGAGGCAGGGCTCGCATGATGGTACGACTGGCGGGGTGTCCGCTCCCCCAGATGATGCAAGTGATTGAAGGAACACGCTCGGTGCTCCGCCGAGGCGCTTCCCGCACGAACCTGTTCAATGGACGGCGGCGTTCCACTCGGACGGGGCGCCGCTGACCCGGAGTTGTCTGACGCTGGCGATGAAGACTTTCAGGCGCGTTGTTTGTGTATGGGGAGGCGCGACGCCGCGCAGGAGTCAGAGAGGATTCATGGGAGCATCAAGCATGGCGCGCATCCGACGAAGGTCCAGGTCGTCTGTCATGTCCATGCGCTGGAAGGAGTCCTGGGGCAGGGCGGCGCCCTGTTGGCGCTCCTTCAAGTACTTCTTCGAGGGGCAGCAGTCGCCGCTCTTCTCCGGGCCGGACGGCGCGAGGGTGCGCGAAGACATCGACGGAAGGGCCGACGAGAGCTTCTGGAGCATGGCGTGTACCTCCAAGTGGGCGGTGTGTCCTCATTACGGCGGACCTGCGCACACGGTTACTTCGCTTGGAGCGTTGGCATCTCGCGGAGGATGAGGCCCTGACACGGGGCGCAATTCCTGACGACCCGGCCCGGTCATGCCGAGGCGCTCAGGCAGCGCTTCGGAGGCTGCTCACAAGACGCGGAAGGGCAGGGGCTTGGTGCCGGTGGCCAGGGACTCGGCGCTCACGGCACGCACTTCAATCCGCGGGGCCTCGCGCCAGCCGAGGTTGCGCAGGGCGCCGGCGAGGCGCTCGCACAGCGCGGGCACGTCCTGCTCTCGGGCGCCGGCCAGCTCCAGCTCGAAGCGCGTGCCCTCCACCTGCGTCAGTCGGAAGGCGCGCAGCGCGTGGTGCTTGAACACCCACGCCAGCGCCCACGCGTCCACCCGACGACCCGAGGGCGCCGTGAAGTGACACGCCCCCCGTCCTCCGAAGCCCTCCAGCGTCCAGCCGTGGAAGCCACAGGCACACGCGTCCCGTCGCACGGAGCCCGAATCCCCGGGGCGATAGCGCAACAGCGGCAACACGCTGGGCCGCAGCCGCGTCACCACGACCTCGTCCTTCCCCGGCTCCAGCCACACGTCCGGCGCGAGGACGTGGAAGCGCCCCACGCCCCGCAGGCACTCCCACGCGAGCGGGCCTGTCTCCGTGGAGGCGTAGTAGTTGAGCACCGGCGCCGGCACCACGCGCGCCAGCGTCTCGCGCGTGTCCTCGGGCAGGTGCTGCGCCGACGTGAGCACCAGCGCGGGCGTGGGCACCTCGCGCTGCTCCGCCAGCCAGCGCAATCCCTCCGGGTCCGAGAAGAGGACCGTCGGTCGCACCCTGCACAGCCGCGCTCTCGCATCCTCCCGCAACACCGAGATTCGATGCAGCGCCCCCTCCTCGAGGATGCGCAGCCGCACCGAGTACTCCAGCCCTCCTGGCAGCGCGTCCAGCAACACCACGCGCGGACGCGGCGGCAGCACCGCGCCCGCTCGCTCCAGCCAGAAGCGCAGCACCGCCCACATGTGCAGGCAGTCCAGCCTGTCCCGCACCACCTTCACCGGCTCCCCCGTGGAGCCGGAGCTGCGCACCACCACGCCCTCGTCCTCGGGCACCAGCGGACGAGGCACCTCGTCCCAGTGCCTGGCGAGCACCCCGCGCTCCAACGTGGGAAAGTGCTCCAGGTCCGCGAGCGTCCGCAAATCCCCTGGATGCAACCCGGCCTCGCGCAGCCGCCGCGTGGAGTACGGCGAGGCGAGCAGTGTGTCCCGCAGCGCCCCCAGCCGCGCCTCCAGCGCCGCGCGGGCCTCGGCTTCATCCTCCAGCGACGCGAAGTGGGACAGCTCGCGGGCGATTCCCCTCGCCCAGGGCACATGAGGCCGCTGAGAGGCCGTGTCCCGACGGATGTTCGCGCGAGGCGCCACGCGAGCATCCGCCGGAAGCCCCAGCGTCACTCGCGCCATCCTCGCGCGTCGGCGGAGCGCTGGGCCGCCTCCTGGAGCTCCCGGGCGCGCTTGTCCGCCTCCTTCTTCCGGGCCTCCTCCGCCCGCTCCATCTCCCGGAGCGCGGTGCGGTAGTCGAGCTGGTTGAGCCGCGCGGCGGACTCCTTCGGCGACTCGTCCTTCACCTGCCCGCCCACCGCGTGCACCCACTTGCGCAGGAACTCCTCCTGCCGGAACGCGTTCGAGCGAATCATCTCCGCCGTCAGCGGCTCCACCTCCAGGAAGAACCCGCGCAGGAGCCTGGACGTGTCGACGTTCTTGCGCAGCGACGCCACCGTGTCCGCCCGCAGCGACGACGACGTCAGCGCGTACGCGAGCATCACCACCTGCTCCCGGAAGAGCGCGCCCTGCTTCGCGCGCCGCTCCAGGTCCTCCCAGTCCCCTCGCGACGGCGGCCTCAGGCCCGCGAGCCGGAACGTGTCGCAGACGATGGCCATCGCCAGGTCGTGCGGATACGGCGACACGATGGGCGCCGCGGTGAGCTGCTTCTGGATGTCCTTGACGTCGAAGACCATCACTTCTCCAGCAAAGCCTGGGACAGGGCCGCGGCGGCCTGGCCGAAGTCCGACAGCCATTTCACCACCACCAAGCGGAAGTTGCGTTCCTTCAACACCGGCCCGAGCACCTGCCGCGCGCGCAGGTCTTCACCCAACGCGAGGAACGCCACGAGCAGCCGCGAGCGCCTCGTGGAGCGCACCAGCGCCTCCATCGCGCCCTTCTCCGCCACGTTCGCCAGGAAGTCGCTGTCGGAGATGATGACCCGCAGCGCGTCCGGCTCCTCCTCGGACAGCGCGCTCAGGATGTCGAAGGGATACTGCGTCCCCCCGCCGATGTAGCCCAGGAGGAAGTCGCGCGCCCGCTCCTCGTCGTACATCCACGGCGAGACGACGGGCGCGTGGTGCGAGTAGATGATGCCGCGCACCTTCGCCTTCTTGCGCAGCGCGGAGGCGGACAGCACCTGCGCGGCCAGCGTCATCGAGTTGAGCTGCTGCGCCGGGTTGGGCATGGAGCCGCTGGTGTCCAGGTAGAGCTCCACCGACGGCACGCCGAGCTCGGACGGAGGCGGCACGTCGGCCTCCAGCTCTCGGCGCAGCGGCGACACCGCGGCCAGGTGCCCCTGCGTGAGCACCGTCAGCGTCCAGTCGATGGCGGACGGGTCGTCGCCATGCTCCCAGGCCTCGGGCGTGGTGCGCAGGTACGGCTCCGGACGGGACGGCGCGGAAGGCAGCTTCACCAGGTGCTGGTCGACGAGCCGCCGGTAGTGCCGCGCGACGAGCGCCCTGCGCAGCTTCCCATCCCCCGTGCCTGGCAGGTGATGGGTGATGCGGCGAATCTGGTCCAGCAGGTCCGGCTCCTCCGTGGCGGGCACCGCGTCGAGCCACCCGCGCTCCCGCGCCTCGTCGAGCACGTCCTCCCATCGACCTCCACTCTGGAGCGCGGCGTCCCAGTCATCCACGTCCGGCTGCGACACGTCATCGCCCAACGGCAGGACGTAGGACAGCTCGTCGGGCTTGCCGAGGTAGCGGATGAAGGCGGCGCAGAAGTACAGGAACTGGAGCCGCGGGTTCGGCAGCGCGTAGAACGTCTGCGCGAACATCCGCGCCTCCGCGCGCAGGCCAGGGAACTGCTCCTCCATCGGCGCCATCGCCGCGGGGGGCACCAGGTCCCCGGGCGCGCGGCCCCACAGCTCCTCGTAGATGGCGAGGTAGAAGAAGAACAGCGGAGACGTCGGCTCGTCGCCGCGCGTGCGCTGGAAGCCCCGGTACACGCGGCACAGGTCCTCCGCGTGGGTGCGGCCCACCACCTCGTTCACCTGCAAGTCATAGAAGAGGTTGGTGAGCGACTGCTTCAGCCCGGGGAGCAGTCGCTGCTCCACGACGCGCAGCTCCGCGTCCCAGCCGAGCGTGTGGGGGAACCTCGCGTGGTGGCCGATTTCATGCGCGAGCACCGCCAACAGACTGTCCGCCGCGCCCATGGATTGGAGCAGCTCGAAGTGCACGAAGACCTGCCGTCTGGCGAGGTCGATGTACGCGAGCGGCTCGTTCGCGTGGTCCGCGTCCGGGTGGAAGGGGACGTGGGGCTCCGGCGGGCTCAGCCGCACCTGCACGTCCCACAGCGCCAGCGCCTGACGCCAGCACTGCTCGATGTGCTCGGGCGTGAAGCGCGACGGGCTCATGCGGGCACGAGCACCAGCACGTGCTGCGACGTGTCCAGCGTGCCGGCGGCGCGCCAGTCGTTGGTGAGGGTGGCGTACCACGCGTCCACGCGCGGGTCGTTCCACGACACGGCGCCCAGGTGGGGGGTGTGCTGGTGCGTCACCTCGGGCGTCTCGCGGCAGCCCATGGCGCCGAGCGGAATCGGCGTGTCCGCGAGCAGCAGCCCCTGCGTCGCGGCCTCGCGTCCGGCCACCGCGTGACGGTGCCGGTCATGCACGCACAGCACGGTGGGCGCGAGGAAGTGCATCGCGCCGGGGAGGAAGCGGCTGTCCTCACGCGACAGGTCGACGAGGAAGGGCTGGGCCTTGTCGCCCAGCTTCGAGGCGGGAGGCTCCATCGCGAGCGAGGCCGTCTCACGCAGGCGCTCCTCGATGCCCGCGAGCGAGCCGAGCCGCTGGCTCACGCGGTAGAAGATGCGCTGCACCCAGGGCGGCGTGGACTCCAGGTTCTCCCCCACGTTCCACAGCTGCGCGAGCACAGCGGCGCGCTCGGGGGCCGGGACACCGGTGAGCAGGCGGGGTACGAGGTCGGACCACGCGAGGGTGAAGAAGTTCTGGCGTCCCGCGGTGACGGGGTAGAGGTAGCCCAGGCCGATGGCCTCGGCGCCCAGGCGCAGGTAGGCGCGAAGGAGCTCCTCCGCTTCTTCTGGCGCGGCGCCGGATTGGGTGAGGGCGTCACCGAGTTTTCGCGCGGGGCCTTGAATCAGCTCGCGCCACAGGTCCGCGTCCCAGCGGACGTAGCGGGCGCGGGCGCTGGACTCGAGCTCGTCGGCGTAGCTGCTCACGGCCGACCTCCGCCGCCCGGGTTCTCCTTGAGCCACGTCGCGTAGTTCCGGTAGCGGCTGTACATGGACTTCAAGTGGATGAGGTCCTCGTAGATGGGGCCGGAGAGCTCCTGCTTCGTGAGCAGCTCGTTCATCAGCGCGGTGACGGTGGTGAGGCGCTTCTCGGTGGTGGGCAGGTCGATGCCGGACAGGCCCTTGTCGAGTTGCTCGCGCAGCACGCCCACCTTGCGGCGGATGGGCTCGTGCTTCTCGTGGTGGCCCATGGCCATGTCGAACATGTGGCGAATCCACGCGACGCGGTCCTGGAGGAGGAGCTTGTGGCCCTTCACCTCGAAGAAGGCGCTGCGGGTGTTGGGGACCAGCTTCTCGTGCAGCACCCACGGGGCGATTTGACGGAAGTCCTCCAGCTCCACGACGGAGTGTCCGCGGAAGAAGGCGAGCGCCTTCGCGTAGTGGAGGATGGTCTGGTAGGCGCGCACGCTGACGCCGTTCTCCGTCTGCGTGCAGAGGTGCACCTTCTTGTCGAGCGGGCACTGCTCGTTGCACACGGCGGACACGGTCTGCCCGGCGAGCTTGAGGGTGTCCTTGTGCTTGAACTCGAAGCGGGGAGACGCCATGCGGCAGAAGTCGAGCTGGCCGAGGAAGAAGGCCACGCGCTCGAGGACGTCGCGGGGGACCTCGACCTCAAGGATGGAGGTGTAGGCGCGCTCCAGCTCGCCGGGGGTGAAGACGATGTCCTTGGGGAGGAGCTCCTCGGGAGACTTGTCGGCTTCGATGCGCTGGAGGAGGGTGTCGATGAAGTTCGAGTTGAAGGGGACGGCGCGCACGACGACGTCGAGGCGGTCCTTGAGGGCCTCGATGACCTGGAAGGTGCCGCCGCCCTGGTCGTCATTGGCGGTGAGGAACCAGGACGAGCGGCCCGCGTAGACGTACTGGTCCATCATCTCCGCGTAGCCCTCGGCCATGAGGGAGAGCAGGGCGGACTGCGTCTTGGTGGGGATGCGGTTGTACTCGTCGATGATCTTGACGCGCTGGGTGATCCACTTGCGCCAGCTCACCTTGACGGCGGAGAGGTCCTCCGCCTTGAGCATGTCGGAGGGGAGGGGGGCGCCGAGCAGGTCGGCGATGGAGAGCTGGGGGTGGCCGCGTTGGATGGAGCGGTGGATGTCCTCGCGGGACATGCCGGAGAGCAGCGCCATGAGGACGGCGGAGGTGGTCTTGCCGCGGCCGGGTCCGCCGATGAGGAGGGCTCGGCGGCAGGTGAAGAGGGTGAGCAGGGGGATGAGGACGAAGGAGCTGTAGCTCATGTCCTCGGGGAGGTGGAGCTCGTCCCCGGCGCTGCTCTTGAGGGCGGCGGAGCCGCCGAACTCGATGTCGTAGTAGGGGCAGATGACGGCGTTGTTGGTGATCCACCAGTACGCCTGCCGCATCTTGTCGTGGAGGCTGCCGCCATCACGCTCGGAGAGGTGGACGTTGAGCCCCTTGTCCACCGACGCGCGCCCGGAGAGCAGGCGCGACACCCAATCCTGGTTCGCCATGCGGGTGGGAGCCTAGCATCGCTGGGGCGATTGGCTCACAGCGTGACGAGGCCCATGCGTGCGGCGCGGACGACGGCCTCGGTGCGTCGCTGGACCCCCAGCTTGGCGAGCACCGCGTTCACGTGGAACTTGGCCGTGTGCTCGCTGATGCCGAGCCGGTCCGCGATGGCCTTGTTCGACAGGCCCTCCGCCAGCAACGCGAGCACCTCTCGCTCTCTTGGCGTGAGGGTATCTGGTCCTTGCGTGGCCGTGCTTATGGAGGCTGCGGTCTTCGTGCTGGCCCGCAGCTCCGAGAGCCCTGGGTCGAACACCGCGAGCCCTCGCGCCACCGCGTACAGCGCCGCCGTGAGCGGGCCCGGGCTCACATCCCGGAACAACAACCCCTTGGCTCCTGCTCCGAGTGCCAGCTCGCCCGCGGTGTCGTCCGCGACCAGCGCGAGCACCGGCGCGCCCAGGTCCGGTGCGTCTACTCGCGTCTCCGTGTCCGCGAGTCGCAGGCCTGTGTCCCAGAGGACCACGTCAGGAGCTTCGCCTCGCGTGGTCTCCAGCTCCACCTGTGTGCCCGAGGCCAGCAGTTGCAGCTCGCTCCCCTGGTCCCCGAGCACCCGTGAGAGCGCACCCCGAGCGAGCGGGTCCTCCGCGACCAACGCGAGACGCAGGGGTGAGAGGGATGCATCCAGCACGGAACCTCTTCCATAACGGGGTGCCTCCCGCGTCGCTCGCGTCGGCGTCGTGAGTGCTCACGGCTGAACGCGAAGGCAGTGGCTTCACCGAGATGGAAGAGGTCACGAGTAGGGGGACTCGCGTAGCCGGGGCCGCATCACCCCTCGCCGCCCGGAGTCTACGTGTCCGCTCAGACTTCCTCGAACTTCGCCCCTGTGACTTTCGCGCGCTCCAGGGCCACCTTGATGTCCTCAGAGATGACCAGGGCGATCTCCCATCCCCAGGTGCGGAAGACCTTTGCGCTGCCCACCTTCGTGCGGTCAATTCGCATCCCGTAGATGCCTTTGTACTGGCCGAGTTTTTCCGGAAAATCATCCTCGGGCTGCCAGTACGTTGCCTCTTCCGAGGCGTCGTCATCGATGCATCGGATCAGCTTCGTGGCGACGAGCAGGACATGCTGTTCCGGGCGGCCTTCGACATCGACGGGTATCAACTGCACATCATCGGGCGCCAGCTCCGCGAAGAGGTGGGCCACCTTGACGTGGACGACCGGAGCCATGCCAGCGCCTGCCGTGCAGTAGTCCAACCACCTTCCAGGCTCCTCGATGGGAAACGTCAGACGACCCACTATCTCGATGGGCCGCCCCTGGGCGAATTGCCAGATGTCATCGACCTCGGTGCCCGTCTCATCCAGCGGGTCTCCCAGAGACCAGTTCCCGGCTTGTATGTCTGGCCTGAGCCTGAAGTATCGAGACGGATTCGGCATGGTGGACTTCCTGGATTCCTCATGGGTCCCGAGTCAAAAGCCTGTGGATTCTGGTTCCTGAGGTCTGCGCTTCTCTGGCGAGGCTGCGTAGCACACTCTTGAGGGCCTTCCGGCAATCCTCCACCTTTCGGCACTTTCCCAAGGCCTGCCCCAGTCGCTCATGGACGTACTCGTGATATTGCTGCGGATGCGGTCCCTTGTGGCCCGCGACTTCGACGATGTTCTCCTGGTCTTTCAGATCCATCCCGGCCCTTCTGAAGAACTTTCGGAATTCCGGCGTCCAGGGACCGCCACGAGCGGTGGAGACATCGTTCTTGTTCGTGGCGATGTGATGACGCTCGCTGCGCCCGCTCCGGCTCGTCATGGCCACCGCGTTCGGCGCGAGCGCGATGGTGAAGCCCTCCGCCGTCAAGGCGACCGAACTCACGCTGCCCATGGCCGCGTACTGGAAGCCCGCTTGGGACTCCACGGCCAGGGCCGCCTGGGCGGAACCCGGCAACCCCACGGACTTCGCCGCCATCCCCGCAGTGTTCCCGATGGCCACCGTGGCCAGAATGACGAAGACGCGCGCCGCGTTCTCCCCGAGCACCTCGCCGTACGCCTCACCCGCCGCGTGGAGCTGCTCGACGCTCGTTGCCTGGTCCACCTGGCGCATCAGGGTCAACCACCCGTCCAGCATGCTCCACACCGTGTCCACGCCCAGGTAGGCGATGAGGCATGCGGTCAGGGTCGCCGCCACGCCTTTGCTCACCGGCTCGGGCAGCGACCACAAGAGCAGGTACATCGTCGCGGAGGCGGTGATGCCAGCGACGACGGCCTGAGGGTCCGTCATGTCCTCCAGGGCTTCGGCCGTCTCCTCCCACACCGTGTCCATGGCGATGGCCAGGGCCCACGTGTACTTGCCATCACTTGCCAGCAGCGGACCCTCGTCCATCAGGCGCAAGCAGTCCCCAGGGCGGTCCTTCCGTTTGCACCACTGGCCGTAGGCACGCGTCAGGGCCTCGTCCGCGTAGTCCTCCAGCAGCCGGGGGCCGTCCGCGTCCCTTCCACGCTGGGGGATGAGTCGCGCTGAACCACGCTCATACCCATACACTCCGCTCCGGGACGGAACGCCGAAGCGCTCTCGCGCGGCCTGCATGGGATTGCGCGAGAGAGGAACATCTCGCGCTAGCTCCGTGAGCGCCTCCTCGAATTCGTCGTCTTCGAGCTCCGCCGCACGCACTTCCGCATCTGGCTCCTCGTGAGGGGTGACGCGGAAAGAATCCTCTCCGGTCTCCAGCCGCACGACGCGCCCCGTCGCGCAGCCCGTAACGGCCATCAACAAGAGCAGCGACACCACCCAACGAAGCTTCATGGTAGGCCCCGGCAATAGACCCGCGGCGAGGCGGGCACACCCTGGCAGTACCAGACGACGCTGACAGTCGACCCGAGGAGCCCGCAGTCATGTCGAAGCGCCTCTATCTCCGCATCCTGCTGGCCATGGTCCTGCTCGCCACGAGCGCCCACGCCGCGAGCCCTTTCCTCAAGCCCGGTGACGAAGTCGTCGACCATGTCCGCTCGCGCTTCTACGACGCGAAGCGGGGCGAGGCCTGGGCCTCGAAGCACCAGGGCTACGGTGCCTCCGCCACCAACGCGGACGACTTCGCCCGACGCACCCAGGCCGCCCTCGCCGAGCTCAACGCCTCCCACACCGTCTTCTACCCACGCGGCACCACCGGCCACGCCGACCTCTCCGCCATCTTCCAGCGCCACCTCAAGCTCCCCAAGGTCGAAGCCCCCAGCATCGGCGCCGACATCCAGGAGACCTCTCAGGGCTTCTTCGTCCGCCACGTCTTCGCCCACGGCCCCGCCGCCAAGGCCGGCCTGCTGCGCGGAGACCGCCTCCTCTCCGTCGAAGGCAAACCCTTCACCTCCGTCGCCTCACTCACCCAACGCGTCAACAAGCCCACGCGCTTCACCATCGAGCGCACCCTGGGGGCCCAACCCATCGTCCTCACCATCACCCCGCGCCTCGTGAACCCCAAGGCCGAGTGGCTCGATGCCCAGCACGCCAGCACCCGTGTCATCGACCACCAGGGCCGCCGCGTCGCCTACCAACAGCTCTACTCGTGCGCCGGCCCCGAGCATCAACAGAAGCTCCAGGACGCCCTCTCCGATGACTTCGCCCAGGCCGATGCCGTCGTCATCGACTTCCGCGACGGCTGGGGCGGCTGCAACCCCACCTTCCTCAACCTCTTCAACCGCGCCGTCCCCCGCTTCGTCGGCATCGGCCGCGACGGCCGCCGCAACGCGTGGTCCGCCACCTGGCAGAAGCCCGTCGTCCTCCTCGTCAACGGCAACTCCCGCAGCGGGAAGGAGATCGTCGCCTTCACCATGAAGCGACTCGGGCTCGCCACCCTCGTGGGCCAGCGCACCGCGGGCGCCGTGCTCGCCGGCACCCCGCTGCGCCTGTCCACCGGTGACCTGCTCTACCTCGCCGTGGAGGCCGTCGAAGTCGAGGGCGTCCTCCTCGAGGGTGTCGGCGTCCCCGTGGACGTCGAGGTCCCCGACACACTGCCCTACGCCTCTGGCAAGGACCCGCAGCTCGACAAGGCCCTCGACGTCGCCGCCACGGCGGTCCCGTCACCCTGATGCAACAGCCTCAGTGTTTCCACGTGCCATACAGGTACGCGAGCCCCGCGGCCAGCGCCAGCAACATGCCCAACAGGCTCCACGTCACGATGGAGCACCCCGGAGACGCCTGGGAGATGACCGGCAGCTTCTGCGTCTTCAGCTCGTCCACCAGCCGCGACAGCTGCCCCGTGTCGTAGGCCACCGGCTCACCCGTGCTCAGCTTGCGCCCGAGCTCCACCAGCTCCCGCTCCGAGAAGAACCGCTCCGACAGCCACAGGCTGCGCGCCTGGAGCATCCGGTCCGTCCCTCCGCGTGCCGGGTCCAGACCGCACCCATCGCAGACGTCGAACGCGCCCTCCTTCGTTTCGCCGCAACCCACACAGACGGCCAGACCCATGCGCCCATCCTAACCCGCCCGCGCCGCCCCTTGGGTCAGCTCAACGTGACACCGTGCCCCACCGCCCCTTCATCCAGGTGCAGCCGCGAGCCCTCGTACCGAATCCCGCTCCGGAACGGATGCCGCGCGATGAACAACGGCGTGTCCAGATCCGCGTACGTGAAGCCCCCCAGTCCCGCCGCCAGGTGCGCCGACGCGCTCATCGCCAGCACGCTCTCCACCATCCCTCCCACCATCAACTCCAGCCCCGCTGCCCGCGCCAGGCTCCACATCGTCAGCGCCTCCACCACCCCGCACTTCATCGTCTTGATGTTGATGCCGTGCGCCGCCCCCTCGCGGATGAGCCGCAGCACGTCCTTCGCCGAGCGCGCCGACTCGTCCGCGCACACCCGCACCTTCGAGCGCTTCGCCACCTCCGCCATCCCCGCCAGGTCCGAGGCCGGCACCGGCTGCTCCAGCAACGCCAGCGGCACCCCCGCCCGCTCCAGCTCCTTCACGAACGCGAGCGCCTCCGCCACGTCGTAACCCCCATTCGCGTCCGCGAACAGCCGCGCCTGGGGCGCCACCTCGTGGATGGCCACCATCCGCGCCGCGTCCTGGTCCGGCGAGAGTGCGCCGACCTTCACCTTCAACGTCGTGATGCCGCGCTTCAAGATGGACCGCGCGGACTCGGCCGCGTGCGTGACGTCCCCCACCGTCACCGTCATGTCGATGTCCAGCACCGTCCCCGCTCCGCCCAGCATCACGTACAGCGGCACGCGGTGATGCCGCGCCAGCGCGTCCAGCACCGCCATCTCCACGCCCGCTCGCCCCGCCGGCGCCAGCGCCAGTCCATCCCCCAGCCACTCCGACAACGGCCGCCACGCGCGCACGTCCCGACCCATGAGTCCCGCGCGCACCGCCTCCAGCGCCGCCAGCGTGCTCGCCTGCGTCTCCCCACTCACCGCCGGGAACGGCGCCGCCTCGCCCAGCCCCACCGTGCCGTCCGCGAGCGTCAGCTTCACCAACACGTTCTCGGCCGCGTGCTGCGCGCCCGTGGCGATGCCGAACGGCTCCGTCAGCGGCAGGTCCAACGGCTCGAAGTGGACGGCGGTGATGAGGGTGGGCGTCATGTCCGGAAAGGCATCCTGGTCCGCTCCCTGGATAGAAGGGGACACGCGAGAGGTCGGCTCATCGTATTCAACCCGGTGCTCCGAGGTGTCAGGGAGGCGGATGTGGGTCTCGCATCCTCGGCTTGTGCCTGCGAGCCTTTCATGGCGACATGCGGGGACTCCG
It encodes:
- a CDS encoding coenzyme synthetase, translating into MARVTLGLPADARVAPRANIRRDTASQRPHVPWARGIARELSHFASLEDEAEARAALEARLGALRDTLLASPYSTRRLREAGLHPGDLRTLADLEHFPTLERGVLARHWDEVPRPLVPEDEGVVVRSSGSTGEPVKVVRDRLDCLHMWAVLRFWLERAGAVLPPRPRVVLLDALPGGLEYSVRLRILEEGALHRISVLREDARARLCRVRPTVLFSDPEGLRWLAEQREVPTPALVLTSAQHLPEDTRETLARVVPAPVLNYYASTETGPLAWECLRGVGRFHVLAPDVWLEPGKDEVVVTRLRPSVLPLLRYRPGDSGSVRRDACACGFHGWTLEGFGGRGACHFTAPSGRRVDAWALAWVFKHHALRAFRLTQVEGTRFELELAGAREQDVPALCERLAGALRNLGWREAPRIEVRAVSAESLATGTKPLPFRVL
- a CDS encoding M48 family metalloprotease, with amino-acid sequence MSPSRFTPEHIEQCWRQALALWDVQVRLSPPEPHVPFHPDADHANEPLAYIDLARRQVFVHFELLQSMGAADSLLAVLAHEIGHHARFPHTLGWDAELRVVEQRLLPGLKQSLTNLFYDLQVNEVVGRTHAEDLCRVYRGFQRTRGDEPTSPLFFFYLAIYEELWGRAPGDLVPPAAMAPMEEQFPGLRAEARMFAQTFYALPNPRLQFLYFCAAFIRYLGKPDELSYVLPLGDDVSQPDVDDWDAALQSGGRWEDVLDEARERGWLDAVPATEEPDLLDQIRRITHHLPGTGDGKLRRALVARHYRRLVDQHLVKLPSAPSRPEPYLRTTPEAWEHGDDPSAIDWTLTVLTQGHLAAVSPLRRELEADVPPPSELGVPSVELYLDTSGSMPNPAQQLNSMTLAAQVLSASALRKKAKVRGIIYSHHAPVVSPWMYDEERARDFLLGYIGGGTQYPFDILSALSEEEPDALRVIISDSDFLANVAEKGAMEALVRSTRRSRLLVAFLALGEDLRARQVLGPVLKERNFRLVVVKWLSDFGQAAAALSQALLEK
- a CDS encoding AAA family ATPase, yielding MANQDWVSRLLSGRASVDKGLNVHLSERDGGSLHDKMRQAYWWITNNAVICPYYDIEFGGSAALKSSAGDELHLPEDMSYSSFVLIPLLTLFTCRRALLIGGPGRGKTTSAVLMALLSGMSREDIHRSIQRGHPQLSIADLLGAPLPSDMLKAEDLSAVKVSWRKWITQRVKIIDEYNRIPTKTQSALLSLMAEGYAEMMDQYVYAGRSSWFLTANDDQGGGTFQVIEALKDRLDVVVRAVPFNSNFIDTLLQRIEADKSPEELLPKDIVFTPGELERAYTSILEVEVPRDVLERVAFFLGQLDFCRMASPRFEFKHKDTLKLAGQTVSAVCNEQCPLDKKVHLCTQTENGVSVRAYQTILHYAKALAFFRGHSVVELEDFRQIAPWVLHEKLVPNTRSAFFEVKGHKLLLQDRVAWIRHMFDMAMGHHEKHEPIRRKVGVLREQLDKGLSGIDLPTTEKRLTTVTALMNELLTKQELSGPIYEDLIHLKSMYSRYRNYATWLKENPGGGGRP
- a CDS encoding response regulator transcription factor, giving the protein MLDASLSPLRLALVAEDPLARGALSRVLGDQGSELQLLASGTQVELETTRGEAPDVVLWDTGLRLADTETRVDAPDLGAPVLALVADDTAGELALGAGAKGLLFRDVSPGPLTAALYAVARGLAVFDPGLSELRASTKTAASISTATQGPDTLTPREREVLALLAEGLSNKAIADRLGISEHTAKFHVNAVLAKLGVQRRTEAVVRAARMGLVTL
- a CDS encoding imm11 family protein yields the protein MPNPSRYFRLRPDIQAGNWSLGDPLDETGTEVDDIWQFAQGRPIEIVGRLTFPIEEPGRWLDYCTAGAGMAPVVHVKVAHLFAELAPDDVQLIPVDVEGRPEQHVLLVATKLIRCIDDDASEEATYWQPEDDFPEKLGQYKGIYGMRIDRTKVGSAKVFRTWGWEIALVISEDIKVALERAKVTGAKFEEV
- a CDS encoding AHH domain-containing protein is translated as MKLRWVVSLLLLMAVTGCATGRVVRLETGEDSFRVTPHEEPDAEVRAAELEDDEFEEALTELARDVPLSRNPMQAARERFGVPSRSGVYGYERGSARLIPQRGRDADGPRLLEDYADEALTRAYGQWCKRKDRPGDCLRLMDEGPLLASDGKYTWALAIAMDTVWEETAEALEDMTDPQAVVAGITASATMYLLLWSLPEPVSKGVAATLTACLIAYLGVDTVWSMLDGWLTLMRQVDQATSVEQLHAAGEAYGEVLGENAARVFVILATVAIGNTAGMAAKSVGLPGSAQAALAVESQAGFQYAAMGSVSSVALTAEGFTIALAPNAVAMTSRSGRSERHHIATNKNDVSTARGGPWTPEFRKFFRRAGMDLKDQENIVEVAGHKGPHPQQYHEYVHERLGQALGKCRKVEDCRKALKSVLRSLAREAQTSGTRIHRLLTRDP
- a CDS encoding S41 family peptidase; translated protein: MSKRLYLRILLAMVLLATSAHAASPFLKPGDEVVDHVRSRFYDAKRGEAWASKHQGYGASATNADDFARRTQAALAELNASHTVFYPRGTTGHADLSAIFQRHLKLPKVEAPSIGADIQETSQGFFVRHVFAHGPAAKAGLLRGDRLLSVEGKPFTSVASLTQRVNKPTRFTIERTLGAQPIVLTITPRLVNPKAEWLDAQHASTRVIDHQGRRVAYQQLYSCAGPEHQQKLQDALSDDFAQADAVVIDFRDGWGGCNPTFLNLFNRAVPRFVGIGRDGRRNAWSATWQKPVVLLVNGNSRSGKEIVAFTMKRLGLATLVGQRTAGAVLAGTPLRLSTGDLLYLAVEAVEVEGVLLEGVGVPVDVEVPDTLPYASGKDPQLDKALDVAATAVPSP